One genomic segment of Spiroplasma endosymbiont of Poecilobothrus nobilitatus includes these proteins:
- a CDS encoding transposase — protein MKSKQLENTQLKFKTLNGQIQIDETFIKEIHKGNFKDKFDKRKIHLDSFSTNTKCCIQMAVDSNNNIYVKSTNTKRLQKQWIIENINKQLIKENSIIISDMQPLYLLVAKQTNSILLATKTSTNPDASYRKLNKISKLQSNLKESLIHYQGLGFTNIQNYLNLWKWKYQHKGLTPNQQSSVLYFNV, from the coding sequence ATGAAATCAAAACAATTAGAAAACACCCAATTAAAATTTAAAACGTTAAATGGCCAAATTCAAATCGATGAAACATTTATTAAAGAAATCCACAAAGGTAATTTTAAAGATAAATTTGATAAAAGAAAAATTCATCTTGATTCATTTTCAACCAACACTAAATGTTGTATTCAAATGGCTGTTGATAGCAATAATAATATTTATGTTAAATCAACCAACACAAAACGATTACAAAAACAGTGAATTATTGAAAATATTAATAAACAATTAATCAAAGAAAATTCAATTATTATTTCTGACATGCAACCATTATATTTATTAGTAGCAAAACAAACAAATTCTATTTTATTAGCAACTAAAACTAGTACAAATCCTGATGCTAGTTATCGGAAGTTAAATAAAATTAGTAAATTACAATCAAATCTTAAAGAATCCTTAATTCATTATCAAGGCTTAGGTTTCACGAACATTCAAAATTATTTAAATCTCTGAAAATGAAAATACCAGCATAAAGGTTTAACACCAAACCAACAATCATCGGTATTATATTTTAACGTATAA
- a CDS encoding FAD-dependent oxidoreductase, protein MSAQAGYPDYELVTKRGEYRVLKKSEGNIFNNIIFMVPTIHGKGVIIAPMLDGHLLVWTTAEDNVPKAKTRLVTPAMYEKIRQIGAKIIPNLKMEKTCQTFVGSRSIEPLSKDFYLKAAHNNSKFINVAGTKSPGLSSAPAIAKYIFVIY, encoded by the coding sequence TTATCAGCCCAAGCAGGTTATCCTGATTATGAATTAGTAACAAAACGAGGAGAATACCGTGTTTTGAAAAAAAGTGAAGGAAATATATTTAATAATATCATCTTTATGGTTCCAACTATTCATGGAAAAGGGGTCATTATTGCACCAATGTTAGATGGCCATCTGCTAGTTTGGACAACAGCAGAAGATAATGTTCCAAAAGCAAAAACACGATTAGTAACACCTGCAATGTATGAAAAAATTAGACAAATTGGAGCTAAAATTATTCCTAACCTTAAAATGGAAAAAACTTGCCAAACCTTTGTTGGGTCGCGTTCAATTGAGCCACTTTCAAAAGATTTTTATTTAAAAGCAGCACATAATAATTCAAAATTTATTAATGTCGCTGGAACAAAATCACCTGGTTTAAGCAGTGCCCCAGCCATTGCTAAATATATTTTTGTCATTTACTAA
- a CDS encoding MIP/aquaporin family protein, producing MEPIHTIAMVVQQTFFITNGWFLLPVLLLEQIVGAIIGQIIVDVFYWKHIKDTVTDNPDFILAIHAKGPTYHNPFFNFFAEFIGTFVLIATILTIGKYSSGNLGAWTPLFVGLTVFGIGLSLGGTTGYTINPVRDLIPWIIHFVLPLKNKGTSDWSYSWIPVIAPIIAGIVTSGIFLLF from the coding sequence TTGGAGCCTATCCATACCATTGCAATGGTTGTTCAACAAACTTTTTTTATTACTAATGGTTGATTCTTATTACCTGTTTTGTTATTAGAACAAATTGTCGGAGCAATCATTGGTCAAATTATTGTTGATGTATTTTATTGAAAACATATTAAAGATACAGTAACTGATAATCCCGACTTTATTCTTGCAATTCATGCGAAAGGCCCAACTTATCATAACCCATTTTTTAATTTTTTTGCAGAATTTATTGGAACTTTTGTCTTAATTGCCACAATATTAACAATTGGAAAATATAGTAGTGGTAATTTAGGAGCATGAACACCACTTTTTGTTGGTTTAACAGTTTTTGGAATTGGTCTATCATTAGGGGGAACAACTGGTTATACAATTAATCCAGTGCGTGATTTAATTCCATGAATTATTCATTTTGTATTACCGCTTAAAAACAAAGGGACATCAGATTGAAGTTATAGTTGAATTCCAGTTATTGCTCCAATCATAGCAGGAATTGTAACTAGCGGAATCTTTTTATTATTTTAG
- a CDS encoding NAD(P)/FAD-dependent oxidoreductase — translation MVNKPTYDVFGIIGGGVIGAAISRELSRYQLKTITIEKNKKVAMETSAGNSGVIHGGFYPTPGKLTAKLNIEGHKLYQTIFKELNIPHQQVNSLVIAFTVEEQAHLQMLYERGITNHVNPKDLRIIGQAEVRALESNISNEVLSSLLCTSFWVVDPVILTKSFFQIALKIIKN, via the coding sequence ATGGTAAATAAACCAACTTATGATGTTTTTGGTATCATTGGTGGTGGTGTCATTGGAGCTGCGATTAGTCGCGAATTAAGTCGTTATCAATTAAAAACCATTACCATTGAAAAAAATAAAAAGGTAGCAATGGAAACATCAGCTGGAAATTCTGGAGTCATTCACGGTGGTTTTTATCCAACTCCGGGAAAATTAACAGCAAAATTAAATATTGAAGGACACAAACTTTATCAAACTATTTTTAAGGAATTAAATATTCCTCATCAACAAGTTAATTCATTAGTAATTGCCTTTACTGTGGAGGAACAAGCACACTTACAAATGCTATATGAGCGAGGAATAACGAATCATGTTAATCCAAAAGATTTACGCATAATCGGGCAAGCAGAAGTTAGAGCATTAGAATCAAATATTAGTAATGAAGTTCTTAGTTCTTTACTATGTACTTCATTTTGAGTTGTTGATCCGGTTATTTTAACGAAAAGTTTTTTTCAAATAGCATTAAAAATCATCAAGAATTAG
- a CDS encoding recombinase RecT, whose protein sequence is MTKNINGREIQEWINQAQFQMGYKSYIQLAQRSGQYLDMSVSDVRTGELVNYDRLKGTSFNWIQNEDEREKLSIIGYVAYFKMVNGFEKTLYMTKEQMENHFMKYSKTYAKNKSFYIASFDEMALKTVLTSLLRKWGIMSVELQQAYKSDQAVITTNDEKIYIDNDGNVGKNQGQMSDKTLSNNINN, encoded by the coding sequence ATAACAAAAAATATTAATGGTCGCGAAATACAAGAATGAATTAATCAAGCTCAATTTCAAATGGGTTATAAAAGTTATATTCAATTAGCACAAAGAAGTGGTCAATATTTAGATATGTCAGTATCAGATGTTAGAACTGGTGAATTAGTAAATTATGATCGATTAAAAGGAACTAGTTTTAATTGAATACAAAATGAAGATGAAAGAGAAAAATTATCAATTATTGGTTATGTAGCATATTTTAAAATGGTTAATGGTTTTGAAAAAACATTATATATGACAAAAGAACAAATGGAAAATCATTTTATGAAATACTCTAAAACTTATGCTAAAAATAAATCATTTTATATTGCTAGTTTTGATGAAATGGCATTAAAAACTGTATTAACATCATTATTAAGAAAATGAGGTATTATGTCTGTTGAATTACAACAAGCATATAAATCAGACCAAGCAGTTATTACAACTAATGATGAAAAGATTTATATTGATAATGATGGCAATGTTGGTAAAAATCAGGGGCAAATGAGCGACAAAACCTTATCAAATAATATAAATAATTAA
- a CDS encoding IS1/IS1595 family N-terminal zinc-binding domain-containing protein, with amino-acid sequence MEKIIEELINSLTDDQFLEFHEKVKKEAELIKKQKRLNEIDQKFRDKGIKCPNCQSFYCVKNGHNPEGKQKYLCKKCRASFDAFRDHFTYWSHLNYEQWNLLIQISLLGQSSKMISHFIKTSPKTAWYNR; translated from the coding sequence ATGGAAAAAATAATTGAAGAATTAATAAATAGTTTAACAGATGATCAATTTTTAGAATTTCATGAAAAAGTCAAAAAAGAAGCAGAATTAATTAAAAAACAAAAACGCTTAAATGAAATTGATCAAAAATTTAGGGATAAAGGTATTAAATGTCCTAATTGTCAATCTTTTTATTGTGTTAAAAATGGTCATAATCCTGAAGGAAAACAAAAATATTTATGCAAAAAATGTCGTGCTAGTTTTGATGCTTTTCGTGATCATTTTACGTATTGAAGTCATTTAAATTATGAACAGTGAAATTTATTGATTCAAATTTCATTATTAGGCCAATCTAGTAAAATGATTTCCCACTTTATTAAAACATCACCGAAAACCGCTTGATATAATCGCTAA